A stretch of Pseudolysobacter antarcticus DNA encodes these proteins:
- a CDS encoding helix-turn-helix domain-containing protein, producing MKIESQLTDEVLLKLTGERLARLRLSKNLTQEQLAQQAGLGLRTVQRLELGVAATRLSGFLRVCRVLGLAERFAALVPEQTASPMELLKQQGRKRQRASGKPAATRKPKAWTWGEPE from the coding sequence ATGAAGATCGAATCCCAGCTAACCGATGAGGTGTTGCTCAAGTTGACGGGCGAGCGTCTGGCCCGATTGCGCTTGAGCAAGAACCTTACGCAGGAGCAACTCGCGCAGCAGGCGGGTCTGGGCTTGCGGACCGTGCAACGGCTCGAACTGGGAGTGGCTGCGACCCGGCTTTCGGGTTTTCTGCGCGTGTGCCGGGTGCTGGGTCTGGCAGAGCGGTTTGCGGCACTAGTTCCCGAGCAGACGGCCAGTCCGATGGAGCTACTGAAGCAGCAAGGCCGCAAGCGGCAGCGTGCCAGTGGCAAACCGGCGGCGACGAGAAAGCCGAAGGCGTGGACGTGGGGCGAGCCCGAATGA